In the genome of Silvanigrella paludirubra, the window ATAAAGATTTTAATAACAAAATTGTTCCTGAATAATCTTTTAATTTATATAAATATTCACCATAATAAATTCGAAATAAATTGGATTGCATTTCATTCATTTTGGCTTTTTTAGGCTTCAAATATTTAATTGCTATATCTATATATGATTTTTCATCGGCATCAACGGCAACATTTAAAAGACCAAGATAGGAATAGATTTGATCCTCTACCGTTTTTTCTTTCATTGCCTGTTTTTTAATTTCTTCAAGTGATTTAAGTTCTTGTTGGTTTTTTTGTTTTAAAAAATCTTGATAAAAAGTGATATACTTTTTACCCATGATTTCTGAATTGGTGCTTTCTCCAGCGAAAGATTTTTGTATAATACTAATGCTGCCTATATAGGCAAAAATATAAAGGAAGAGCATGCTAAAAAAACTTAAATGGCTTCTGCATCCCATATCAATTCTTATCCTCGCCCAAATCTGTTGGGGACTATTAATGTTTGTCTGGATTAGATGGTACATCCTAAGAAGCCAAGAGATAAATAGCTTCATCGAAAAAATTCCCGTTCCTGCCACAAGTTCAGGGCAGTGGGTTATCCTTTCGCAAGGATGTATCTTAATGGGTTTCATACTAATAGCGTTGTACATGATTTTTGTTAGCCAAAGACGTTTATCTCGAATTACAAAAATGCAAGACACCATTCTTAGCAATGTTACCCACGAACTTAAAACTCCTCTTGCTAGTATACGCCTTTATGCGGAAACGATGCTACTTCGAAACGTACCCGAAGAAGAAAGAAAAAAATTTTTAACACGAACTCTAAAAGAAACAGAGCGGTTGCAAAAGTTAATTGATACCGTTCTTATTTCTGCAAGGCTCGAATCAGATAAATCTTCCTTAGCACATAGTCGTATTAATTTAAATGAATTGCTTACAGGATGTTTTAATCAAGTGAGAGATCGTTTTGGCGATTTACGAACTTTTGAATTTCAAAATCTTTCTTTAAAAGAAGAGAATGCACATTTTATTTGGGGTAATCCTTACCATTTGTCAATGCTATTTGATAATTTACTTGATAATGCTGTTAAATACACAAATAAAGGTGGGCTAATTCAAGCTGGGGTGTTATTAAAAAAAGATTCCTTACAAGTTTTTATAAAAGATAATGGTTTTGGAATTGAAAAAAACAATTTAAAAAAAATATTTAAAAAGTTTTATCGAATTGAAAGAAATTCAAAAATGAAGGTACAAGGTTCAGGACTTGGTTTATCTGTATGTCAATCTATTGTTAAAGAACATCATGGAAAAATTTTCGCTTTAAGCGATGGACTACATAAAGGAACAACATTTTATGTCGAACTCCAAAGACTTTCTCCTCATTGTTGAGGATGAAGAATCAATTGGTGAAGGATTAAAGTTTAATTTTGAAGCAGAAGGTTTTGAAGTTATTATTATCTCAGATGGCTTAGAAGCAGTTGAGTTTATTAAAACTAATTTTGAAAAAATATCTACAATTGTTTTAGATATTATGCTACCTCAATTAGATGGATATGAAATTTTAAAAAAAACTCGAATTCTTGCTGAAAGAATTCCTATTTTAGTTTTAAGTGCAAAAAGTTTAGAAAATGATCGTATAAAAGCTTTTGAATTAGGTGCAGATGATTATGTCACAAAACCATTTAATCTATCTGAAATTATCCTAAGAGTTAAAAGATTAGTTCAACGTAAAAAATGGTATAAAACAGATGGAATTCAAACTCCTAAAACGTTTGGTCTCTCCATTTTTGATCCCGAGAGACTAACAATCACAAGAAATGATGGTGTCCTTCATCGCATCTCACCAACAGAAGGACTACTAGTTCAAGTGTTTTTAGAAAATGAAAATAAAATATTAACTAGAAATGATTTGCTTCAAAAAGTATGGCAATATGACGCAATAATTGAAACACGAACGGTTGATGTCTTTGTAGGAAAGCTTCGTAAATATATTGAAAAAAATGCTGCAAAACCAGAATTCATAATTTCCGTACGTGGCGTGGGTTACACCTATATTTCAGAAAATAAAAATTGAAATTTTTATTCGATTTAAAAACACTCGCATCTTGCCGTGCCATAAAATACATGTCATAATTTTTTTACAATGTTAATCGACATTGGGCGAAACTGAA includes:
- a CDS encoding sensor histidine kinase; amino-acid sequence: MLKKLKWLLHPISILILAQICWGLLMFVWIRWYILRSQEINSFIEKIPVPATSSGQWVILSQGCILMGFILIALYMIFVSQRRLSRITKMQDTILSNVTHELKTPLASIRLYAETMLLRNVPEEERKKFLTRTLKETERLQKLIDTVLISARLESDKSSLAHSRINLNELLTGCFNQVRDRFGDLRTFEFQNLSLKEENAHFIWGNPYHLSMLFDNLLDNAVKYTNKGGLIQAGVLLKKDSLQVFIKDNGFGIEKNNLKKIFKKFYRIERNSKMKVQGSGLGLSVCQSIVKEHHGKIFALSDGLHKGTTFYVELQRLSPHC
- a CDS encoding response regulator transcription factor; this encodes MSNSKDFLLIVEDEESIGEGLKFNFEAEGFEVIIISDGLEAVEFIKTNFEKISTIVLDIMLPQLDGYEILKKTRILAERIPILVLSAKSLENDRIKAFELGADDYVTKPFNLSEIILRVKRLVQRKKWYKTDGIQTPKTFGLSIFDPERLTITRNDGVLHRISPTEGLLVQVFLENENKILTRNDLLQKVWQYDAIIETRTVDVFVGKLRKYIEKNAAKPEFIISVRGVGYTYISENKN